The following coding sequences are from one Sander lucioperca isolate FBNREF2018 chromosome 2, SLUC_FBN_1.2, whole genome shotgun sequence window:
- the LOC116047667 gene encoding cytochrome b ascorbate-dependent protein 3 isoform X3 — protein sequence MSNSRFNLAYVLSRVPLRKSNWQMQQAGPSSPSCSSTSDCFPLSHRNTAECGSETSAGPEKHEPTFLSRMRSIVSFYICYLLCLGLGLACVVCVCLWNSRWRGGFAWDGSALQFNWHPVLMVTGLVVLYGNGAVLYRVPLTWGQNKLPWKLLHATLMFLSLVLSIVGLCAVFGFHNAKNLPNLYSLHSWIGIAAVALFAIQWVVGMAGFLLPCSPISLRALLKPVHVWMGGSILWLSIAACISGINEKLFFVFSGTYANLPSEALLGNSLGVLIVAFGVVVLMILSNHKWQRPDSSPEVLAYTPLLQEENE from the exons ATGTCAAACTCAAGATTTAACCTGGCGTATGTATTGAGTCGTGTTCCTTTGCGAAAAAGCAACTGG CAGATGCAACAAGCTGGCCCCTCATCTCCCAGCTGTTCTTCCACCTCTGACTGCTTCCCCCTCAGCCACCGCAATACAGCTGAATGTGGAAGTGAGACTTCAGCTGGACCAGAGAAACATGAA CCTACATTTCTGTCCAGAATGAGGTCCATCGTGAGCTTCTACATATGCTACCTGCTGTGCCTGGGTCTGGGCCTGGCCTGcgtggtgtgtgtatgtttgtggaaTAGCCGGTGGCGTGGCGGTTTTGCCTGGGACGGCTCGGCACTGCAGTTCAACTGGCACCCTGTTCTGATGGTAACAGGTCTTGTTGTGCTGTACGGCAATG GAGCTGTGTTGTACCGCGTCCCCCTGACCTGGGGTCAGAATAAACTCCCCTGGAAGCTGCTGCATGCCACACTGATGTTCCTTTCTTTGGTTCTGTCAATTGTGGGTCTTTGTGCTGTGTTTGGCTTCCACAATGCTAAAAACCTTCCCAACCTCTACTCTTTGCACAGCTGGATTGGAATCGCTGCTGTAGCTCTTTTTGCCATACAG TGGGTAGTGGGTATGGCTGGCTTCCTTCTGCCCTGCTCCCCCATATCACTACGTGCACTCCTGAAACCTGTCCATGTGTGGATGGGAGGCAGCATACTGTGGCTCAGCATCGCTGCATGCATTTCCGGAATCAACGAGAAactcttctttgtttt TAGTGGAACGTATGCTAACCTTCCATCCGAGGCTTTGTTAGGAAATTCATTAGGAGTTTTAATTGTAGCCTTCGGCGTGGTTGTCCTTATGATTTTGTCCAACCATAAATGGCAGCGACCAGACTCCAGTCCTGAGGTTCTGGCTTACACG CCATTGCTTCaagaagaaaatgaatga
- the LOC116047667 gene encoding cytochrome b ascorbate-dependent protein 3 isoform X2, with product MSNSRFNLAYVLSRVPLRKSNWQMQQAGPSSPSCSSTSDCFPLSHRNTAECGSETSAGPEKHEVRADNTPTFLSRMRSIVSFYICYLLCLGLGLACVVCVCLWNSRWRGGFAWDGSALQFNWHPVLMVTGLVVLYGNGAVLYRVPLTWGQNKLPWKLLHATLMFLSLVLSIVGLCAVFGFHNAKNLPNLYSLHSWIGIAAVALFAIQWVVGMAGFLLPCSPISLRALLKPVHVWMGGSILWLSIAACISGINEKLFFVFGTYANLPSEALLGNSLGVLIVAFGVVVLMILSNHKWQRPDSSPEVLAYTPLLQEENE from the exons ATGTCAAACTCAAGATTTAACCTGGCGTATGTATTGAGTCGTGTTCCTTTGCGAAAAAGCAACTGG CAGATGCAACAAGCTGGCCCCTCATCTCCCAGCTGTTCTTCCACCTCTGACTGCTTCCCCCTCAGCCACCGCAATACAGCTGAATGTGGAAGTGAGACTTCAGCTGGACCAGAGAAACATGAAGTGAGAGCAGATAACACT CCTACATTTCTGTCCAGAATGAGGTCCATCGTGAGCTTCTACATATGCTACCTGCTGTGCCTGGGTCTGGGCCTGGCCTGcgtggtgtgtgtatgtttgtggaaTAGCCGGTGGCGTGGCGGTTTTGCCTGGGACGGCTCGGCACTGCAGTTCAACTGGCACCCTGTTCTGATGGTAACAGGTCTTGTTGTGCTGTACGGCAATG GAGCTGTGTTGTACCGCGTCCCCCTGACCTGGGGTCAGAATAAACTCCCCTGGAAGCTGCTGCATGCCACACTGATGTTCCTTTCTTTGGTTCTGTCAATTGTGGGTCTTTGTGCTGTGTTTGGCTTCCACAATGCTAAAAACCTTCCCAACCTCTACTCTTTGCACAGCTGGATTGGAATCGCTGCTGTAGCTCTTTTTGCCATACAG TGGGTAGTGGGTATGGCTGGCTTCCTTCTGCCCTGCTCCCCCATATCACTACGTGCACTCCTGAAACCTGTCCATGTGTGGATGGGAGGCAGCATACTGTGGCTCAGCATCGCTGCATGCATTTCCGGAATCAACGAGAAactcttctttgtttt TGGAACGTATGCTAACCTTCCATCCGAGGCTTTGTTAGGAAATTCATTAGGAGTTTTAATTGTAGCCTTCGGCGTGGTTGTCCTTATGATTTTGTCCAACCATAAATGGCAGCGACCAGACTCCAGTCCTGAGGTTCTGGCTTACACG CCATTGCTTCaagaagaaaatgaatga
- the LOC116047667 gene encoding cytochrome b ascorbate-dependent protein 3 isoform X1, whose amino-acid sequence MSNSRFNLAYVLSRVPLRKSNWQMQQAGPSSPSCSSTSDCFPLSHRNTAECGSETSAGPEKHEVRADNTPTFLSRMRSIVSFYICYLLCLGLGLACVVCVCLWNSRWRGGFAWDGSALQFNWHPVLMVTGLVVLYGNGAVLYRVPLTWGQNKLPWKLLHATLMFLSLVLSIVGLCAVFGFHNAKNLPNLYSLHSWIGIAAVALFAIQWVVGMAGFLLPCSPISLRALLKPVHVWMGGSILWLSIAACISGINEKLFFVFSGTYANLPSEALLGNSLGVLIVAFGVVVLMILSNHKWQRPDSSPEVLAYTPLLQEENE is encoded by the exons ATGTCAAACTCAAGATTTAACCTGGCGTATGTATTGAGTCGTGTTCCTTTGCGAAAAAGCAACTGG CAGATGCAACAAGCTGGCCCCTCATCTCCCAGCTGTTCTTCCACCTCTGACTGCTTCCCCCTCAGCCACCGCAATACAGCTGAATGTGGAAGTGAGACTTCAGCTGGACCAGAGAAACATGAAGTGAGAGCAGATAACACT CCTACATTTCTGTCCAGAATGAGGTCCATCGTGAGCTTCTACATATGCTACCTGCTGTGCCTGGGTCTGGGCCTGGCCTGcgtggtgtgtgtatgtttgtggaaTAGCCGGTGGCGTGGCGGTTTTGCCTGGGACGGCTCGGCACTGCAGTTCAACTGGCACCCTGTTCTGATGGTAACAGGTCTTGTTGTGCTGTACGGCAATG GAGCTGTGTTGTACCGCGTCCCCCTGACCTGGGGTCAGAATAAACTCCCCTGGAAGCTGCTGCATGCCACACTGATGTTCCTTTCTTTGGTTCTGTCAATTGTGGGTCTTTGTGCTGTGTTTGGCTTCCACAATGCTAAAAACCTTCCCAACCTCTACTCTTTGCACAGCTGGATTGGAATCGCTGCTGTAGCTCTTTTTGCCATACAG TGGGTAGTGGGTATGGCTGGCTTCCTTCTGCCCTGCTCCCCCATATCACTACGTGCACTCCTGAAACCTGTCCATGTGTGGATGGGAGGCAGCATACTGTGGCTCAGCATCGCTGCATGCATTTCCGGAATCAACGAGAAactcttctttgtttt TAGTGGAACGTATGCTAACCTTCCATCCGAGGCTTTGTTAGGAAATTCATTAGGAGTTTTAATTGTAGCCTTCGGCGTGGTTGTCCTTATGATTTTGTCCAACCATAAATGGCAGCGACCAGACTCCAGTCCTGAGGTTCTGGCTTACACG CCATTGCTTCaagaagaaaatgaatga
- the LOC116047667 gene encoding cytochrome b ascorbate-dependent protein 3 isoform X5: MQQAGPSSPSCSSTSDCFPLSHRNTAECGSETSAGPEKHEPTFLSRMRSIVSFYICYLLCLGLGLACVVCVCLWNSRWRGGFAWDGSALQFNWHPVLMVTGLVVLYGNGAVLYRVPLTWGQNKLPWKLLHATLMFLSLVLSIVGLCAVFGFHNAKNLPNLYSLHSWIGIAAVALFAIQWVVGMAGFLLPCSPISLRALLKPVHVWMGGSILWLSIAACISGINEKLFFVFSGTYANLPSEALLGNSLGVLIVAFGVVVLMILSNHKWQRPDSSPEVLAYTPLLQEENE; this comes from the exons ATGCAACAAGCTGGCCCCTCATCTCCCAGCTGTTCTTCCACCTCTGACTGCTTCCCCCTCAGCCACCGCAATACAGCTGAATGTGGAAGTGAGACTTCAGCTGGACCAGAGAAACATGAA CCTACATTTCTGTCCAGAATGAGGTCCATCGTGAGCTTCTACATATGCTACCTGCTGTGCCTGGGTCTGGGCCTGGCCTGcgtggtgtgtgtatgtttgtggaaTAGCCGGTGGCGTGGCGGTTTTGCCTGGGACGGCTCGGCACTGCAGTTCAACTGGCACCCTGTTCTGATGGTAACAGGTCTTGTTGTGCTGTACGGCAATG GAGCTGTGTTGTACCGCGTCCCCCTGACCTGGGGTCAGAATAAACTCCCCTGGAAGCTGCTGCATGCCACACTGATGTTCCTTTCTTTGGTTCTGTCAATTGTGGGTCTTTGTGCTGTGTTTGGCTTCCACAATGCTAAAAACCTTCCCAACCTCTACTCTTTGCACAGCTGGATTGGAATCGCTGCTGTAGCTCTTTTTGCCATACAG TGGGTAGTGGGTATGGCTGGCTTCCTTCTGCCCTGCTCCCCCATATCACTACGTGCACTCCTGAAACCTGTCCATGTGTGGATGGGAGGCAGCATACTGTGGCTCAGCATCGCTGCATGCATTTCCGGAATCAACGAGAAactcttctttgtttt TAGTGGAACGTATGCTAACCTTCCATCCGAGGCTTTGTTAGGAAATTCATTAGGAGTTTTAATTGTAGCCTTCGGCGTGGTTGTCCTTATGATTTTGTCCAACCATAAATGGCAGCGACCAGACTCCAGTCCTGAGGTTCTGGCTTACACG CCATTGCTTCaagaagaaaatgaatga
- the LOC116047667 gene encoding cytochrome b ascorbate-dependent protein 3 isoform X4: MQQAGPSSPSCSSTSDCFPLSHRNTAECGSETSAGPEKHEVRADNTPTFLSRMRSIVSFYICYLLCLGLGLACVVCVCLWNSRWRGGFAWDGSALQFNWHPVLMVTGLVVLYGNGAVLYRVPLTWGQNKLPWKLLHATLMFLSLVLSIVGLCAVFGFHNAKNLPNLYSLHSWIGIAAVALFAIQWVVGMAGFLLPCSPISLRALLKPVHVWMGGSILWLSIAACISGINEKLFFVFSGTYANLPSEALLGNSLGVLIVAFGVVVLMILSNHKWQRPDSSPEVLAYTPLLQEENE, from the exons ATGCAACAAGCTGGCCCCTCATCTCCCAGCTGTTCTTCCACCTCTGACTGCTTCCCCCTCAGCCACCGCAATACAGCTGAATGTGGAAGTGAGACTTCAGCTGGACCAGAGAAACATGAAGTGAGAGCAGATAACACT CCTACATTTCTGTCCAGAATGAGGTCCATCGTGAGCTTCTACATATGCTACCTGCTGTGCCTGGGTCTGGGCCTGGCCTGcgtggtgtgtgtatgtttgtggaaTAGCCGGTGGCGTGGCGGTTTTGCCTGGGACGGCTCGGCACTGCAGTTCAACTGGCACCCTGTTCTGATGGTAACAGGTCTTGTTGTGCTGTACGGCAATG GAGCTGTGTTGTACCGCGTCCCCCTGACCTGGGGTCAGAATAAACTCCCCTGGAAGCTGCTGCATGCCACACTGATGTTCCTTTCTTTGGTTCTGTCAATTGTGGGTCTTTGTGCTGTGTTTGGCTTCCACAATGCTAAAAACCTTCCCAACCTCTACTCTTTGCACAGCTGGATTGGAATCGCTGCTGTAGCTCTTTTTGCCATACAG TGGGTAGTGGGTATGGCTGGCTTCCTTCTGCCCTGCTCCCCCATATCACTACGTGCACTCCTGAAACCTGTCCATGTGTGGATGGGAGGCAGCATACTGTGGCTCAGCATCGCTGCATGCATTTCCGGAATCAACGAGAAactcttctttgtttt TAGTGGAACGTATGCTAACCTTCCATCCGAGGCTTTGTTAGGAAATTCATTAGGAGTTTTAATTGTAGCCTTCGGCGTGGTTGTCCTTATGATTTTGTCCAACCATAAATGGCAGCGACCAGACTCCAGTCCTGAGGTTCTGGCTTACACG CCATTGCTTCaagaagaaaatgaatga